A genomic region of Paenibacillus sp. PL2-23 contains the following coding sequences:
- a CDS encoding carbohydrate ABC transporter permease — protein MTTTTRTAKVRKGILTAIMFAISVLFLMPFLWMLSASFKIEAEVFTYPIKWIPSQWHMIENYKEVWVGKFPFYKYYWNTVKVTVLTTVISCTVSALAAYGFSKIQFAAGKYLFLIVLATYMIPQQAILVPQFLLYRQIQLFDSHLGLIMLGSFSVLGTFMLRQFFMGIHNEFIESAKIDGAGHWRIFWRIAFPLVRPAIATYAILRFIWTWNDYQNPLIFLRTDALYTIQLAMQKFTTINGEFYSLMMAAAVSAILPLLIVFIIGQKSVIEGIALGGVKG, from the coding sequence ATGACCACAACGACAAGAACCGCGAAAGTGCGCAAGGGCATTCTGACGGCCATTATGTTCGCCATAAGCGTCCTGTTCCTTATGCCGTTTCTCTGGATGCTGTCGGCATCGTTCAAGATTGAGGCGGAGGTGTTCACTTATCCCATCAAGTGGATTCCCTCACAATGGCATATGATTGAGAATTACAAGGAAGTATGGGTAGGGAAGTTCCCGTTCTACAAATATTATTGGAACACCGTGAAGGTGACGGTGCTGACCACGGTCATTTCCTGTACGGTATCTGCGTTAGCGGCTTACGGCTTCTCCAAAATCCAGTTTGCGGCGGGCAAATATTTGTTCCTAATCGTGCTGGCGACCTACATGATTCCGCAGCAGGCTATTCTGGTGCCGCAGTTCCTGCTGTACCGCCAAATCCAATTATTCGACAGTCATCTAGGACTTATTATGTTGGGAAGTTTCAGCGTGCTGGGCACGTTCATGCTGAGACAATTTTTTATGGGCATTCATAATGAATTTATTGAATCGGCCAAAATCGATGGTGCCGGCCACTGGCGCATTTTCTGGCGGATCGCATTCCCGCTCGTCAGGCCTGCAATCGCCACCTATGCGATTCTTCGCTTCATCTGGACATGGAACGACTATCAGAATCCGCTGATTTTCCTTAGGACTGACGCGCTGTACACCATCCAGCTGGCGATGCAGAAGTTCACGACGATCAACGGAGAATTTTATTCGCTTATGATGGCTGCAGCCGTATCCGCGATTCTGCCGCTGCTCATCGTGTTCATTATTGGACAGAAAAGCGTCATCGAAGGCATCGCCCTTGGCGGAGTGAAGGGGTAG
- a CDS encoding glycosyl hydrolase produces MDNWPQEAWNQIVTKVSRTSERIGARFPHASVNGEYVLEPAYWWTAGFWPGLLWLIYRDTRDERLRAYAESCEQQLDEVMAAYDKLDHDMGFMWQLTSVARHKLLDGEAGEGSRRRAMLAANLLVGRYNVKGRYIRAWNPWRPDEDNAGWAIIDCAMNLSLLYWASQTSGDPRFRHVAMEHADTVVEHFIRPDGSVNHIVIFDPDTGERLGVNGGQGYAPNSAWSRGTAWAIYGMALSYKHTREARYLEAAKRAAHFFIANLPEDRVPHWDFRLPEDITKYRDSSAGACAACGLLLIAEFVDETESGLYQQEGERMLHALYMKYGSWDQVGEEGLILQGTSHYPEGKNIDVPLIYGDYFFAEGISRLLKHGELFW; encoded by the coding sequence ATGGACAACTGGCCGCAAGAGGCTTGGAACCAAATCGTGACCAAGGTGTCGCGGACGAGCGAGCGGATCGGCGCGCGGTTCCCTCATGCAAGCGTTAATGGCGAATATGTGCTGGAGCCCGCTTATTGGTGGACCGCAGGCTTCTGGCCGGGTCTGCTGTGGTTGATCTATCGCGATACGAGGGACGAGAGACTTAGAGCATATGCGGAGAGCTGCGAGCAGCAGCTGGATGAGGTGATGGCCGCATACGACAAGCTGGATCATGATATGGGGTTCATGTGGCAGCTGACGAGCGTGGCGCGGCACAAGCTGCTTGACGGAGAAGCTGGCGAAGGCTCCAGAAGACGCGCTATGCTGGCCGCCAATCTGCTGGTGGGGCGCTACAACGTGAAGGGTCGCTATATTCGCGCATGGAATCCATGGCGTCCTGACGAGGACAATGCAGGCTGGGCCATAATCGACTGTGCAATGAACCTCTCCTTGCTGTATTGGGCGTCTCAGACGTCAGGAGATCCACGCTTCAGACATGTGGCGATGGAGCATGCTGACACTGTAGTTGAGCATTTCATCCGTCCGGACGGCTCCGTGAATCATATCGTCATCTTCGATCCAGACACCGGTGAAAGGCTTGGCGTGAACGGCGGGCAGGGCTATGCTCCCAACTCCGCGTGGTCGCGCGGCACCGCGTGGGCGATCTATGGGATGGCGCTCAGCTACAAGCATACCCGTGAAGCCCGTTATCTGGAGGCGGCGAAGCGGGCGGCGCATTTCTTCATCGCGAATCTGCCCGAGGACCGCGTGCCTCATTGGGATTTCCGATTGCCTGAAGATATAACGAAATATCGCGATTCTTCTGCGGGAGCTTGCGCAGCCTGTGGTCTGCTCCTGATCGCGGAGTTTGTGGACGAGACGGAAAGCGGTCTGTATCAGCAAGAGGGGGAGCGAATGCTGCATGCGCTCTACATGAAGTATGGGTCATGGGATCAAGTGGGGGAAGAAGGTCTCATCCTGCAGGGCACGAGCCATTATCCGGAAGGGAAAAATATCGATGTGCCGCTCATTTACGGCGATTACTTTTTTGCGGAGGGCATCTCGCGCCTGCTGAAGCACGGCGAGCTGTTCTGGTAA
- a CDS encoding ABC transporter permease, producing MRSTLQAFMKRPTTWVGIITAFMFQVIFSVIWMTGYDGVTDRTDQLRIAIVNEDTVMGGAIAGNLLNNLSFDMIEFELLEAARTELDERKLQMVVHIPADFSLKVADAAGSGSIDYYINESNPALIKSIMSGAAAQITAEVNRQAVKMGVQQTLAAANMPEEQAAAASASLSERVVSNVQSTNVVEGMNNQMVPMMMVLASYVGAMIMGMNLEQSSMVIAASTGKWSRFAARSLINVVSATLVSLVGSTLLVSLGGQVEQGFLHLWGFQLLFLLVFMFVSQMFLYLFGMAGMLFNIMLLSVQLVSSGAIVPRELLSDFYTGLGAALPATYAVDGNMNILFGGPGVGGDAGMLAIIGFAAIALSAVSVMFKRGAVR from the coding sequence ATGAGAAGCACGCTGCAAGCATTTATGAAGAGACCGACGACGTGGGTCGGCATTATTACCGCGTTTATGTTCCAAGTTATTTTTTCCGTTATCTGGATGACGGGGTACGACGGGGTGACGGACCGGACGGATCAGCTGCGTATTGCGATTGTCAATGAGGATACGGTTATGGGTGGTGCAATTGCGGGTAACTTGTTGAATAATCTGTCGTTCGATATGATAGAATTCGAATTGTTGGAAGCGGCGAGGACCGAGCTAGACGAAAGAAAGCTGCAAATGGTTGTCCATATCCCGGCGGACTTCTCGCTGAAAGTGGCAGATGCGGCGGGATCGGGGAGCATCGACTATTATATTAACGAGTCGAACCCAGCGCTGATCAAGAGCATTATGAGCGGGGCGGCCGCGCAAATAACGGCTGAGGTTAACAGGCAGGCTGTGAAAATGGGCGTCCAGCAGACGCTAGCAGCAGCGAATATGCCGGAGGAGCAGGCGGCGGCCGCATCGGCCAGCTTGTCGGAGCGCGTCGTATCTAACGTACAGTCGACAAACGTCGTCGAAGGCATGAATAATCAGATGGTGCCAATGATGATGGTGCTCGCGTCTTACGTAGGCGCAATGATTATGGGGATGAACCTGGAGCAATCGTCGATGGTGATTGCGGCCAGCACGGGCAAATGGAGCCGGTTCGCGGCGCGCAGTCTTATCAATGTCGTATCCGCAACGCTCGTGTCGCTGGTCGGATCGACTCTGCTGGTTAGTCTTGGCGGTCAAGTGGAGCAAGGATTCCTGCACTTATGGGGCTTCCAGCTGCTGTTCCTGCTCGTATTCATGTTCGTGTCGCAAATGTTCTTGTACCTGTTCGGGATGGCGGGCATGCTGTTCAACATTATGCTGCTGTCCGTCCAGCTCGTGTCCTCCGGGGCGATCGTGCCGCGGGAGCTGCTAAGCGATTTCTATACAGGACTCGGAGCCGCGCTACCCGCGACCTACGCGGTAGATGGCAATATGAACATCTTGTTCGGCGGACCAGGCGTCGGCGGCGACGCCGGTATGCTGGCGATCATCGGATTTGCCGCGATCGCTCTGAGCGCTGTGTCGGTTATGTTCAAGAGAGGTGCGGTTAGGTAG
- a CDS encoding histidine kinase, with product MPIPTRPWLWSRSFRFRLIVTAVVCILVPAFITLALYNMLTKEAVKEEAMEQSRQKLQLVDGYVMNVFDYMLYIANSVQMDSSITVVLKEIAAGKTYEGPDAAYESFLDQSKIMNKIGNMTIHGDIAYVTILLTDGTRFTNYNLSEFDPLQLKEEPWFPEMDALKNMQSLWIGASPTVFPAEASSSPYQITMGRTLRAGVKPYGYVFVTIMEKQISGIFNRLSGGQETLLVDRGGFILSHTDKTRIGESFSNRNTAGSQARSELVSVGDESYILTSYRQTLTGWELVSLTPYKEAVYKLNSIFNRVAMLQLISFVVFFLLLLYLLNSFTKPLVRLGKVAETVQRGNLEIRSNIRGSDEIGYLGQSFDQMLDRVKMMIAEVTTTQSRKRKAELAMLQAQINPHFLFNVLNSIRMKVMRGGDLDSSEMIASLSKLLRMTITQSNDTIPLHEELSIVTDYVKLMNMRQKEKVELVLDPSPDTLMVLVPRFFLQPIIENALIHGLSQRAGTIRIATWATAQEFWIRIEDDGMGMEADSLAALRAKLAAPGEQPAPVSDHSSRLSGIGLVNVCDRMRMTYGEAFRIEVISNVNEGTNITIHIPKLKAGEPHV from the coding sequence ATGCCCATCCCGACGAGGCCATGGCTATGGTCCAGATCGTTCCGCTTCCGTCTCATTGTGACGGCGGTTGTCTGTATTCTGGTGCCGGCGTTTATTACGCTTGCGCTGTACAATATGCTGACCAAGGAGGCGGTCAAGGAGGAAGCGATGGAGCAATCGCGCCAGAAGCTCCAGCTTGTGGACGGCTATGTGATGAACGTGTTCGATTATATGCTGTATATCGCGAACAGTGTGCAGATGGATTCCTCCATAACGGTTGTATTGAAGGAGATTGCGGCAGGGAAAACGTATGAGGGACCTGACGCAGCCTACGAAAGCTTCCTGGATCAGAGTAAAATTATGAACAAAATCGGCAACATGACGATTCACGGCGATATTGCTTATGTGACCATTCTGCTTACCGACGGCACTCGATTTACGAATTACAACCTGTCGGAATTCGATCCGCTCCAGCTGAAGGAGGAGCCCTGGTTCCCAGAGATGGATGCTTTGAAAAATATGCAATCGTTATGGATTGGCGCCAGTCCGACCGTATTTCCGGCGGAGGCTTCCTCCAGTCCCTATCAGATTACAATGGGGCGCACCTTGCGCGCAGGCGTCAAGCCGTATGGATATGTGTTTGTCACCATTATGGAGAAGCAGATCAGCGGCATCTTCAATCGGCTGTCTGGAGGACAAGAGACGCTCCTGGTCGACCGCGGCGGCTTTATCCTCTCCCACACGGACAAGACGAGGATCGGCGAAAGCTTCTCCAACCGGAATACTGCCGGCAGCCAGGCTCGCTCGGAGCTCGTGAGCGTAGGCGACGAAAGCTACATCCTCACGTCGTACAGACAGACGCTGACCGGCTGGGAGCTGGTGTCGCTTACGCCTTACAAGGAAGCGGTGTATAAGCTGAATTCGATTTTTAACCGTGTGGCGATGCTACAGCTTATATCATTTGTTGTGTTCTTCTTGCTGCTCCTCTACTTGCTGAACAGCTTCACGAAGCCGCTTGTCCGTCTCGGCAAGGTGGCGGAAACCGTGCAGCGGGGCAACCTTGAGATCCGCTCCAACATTCGGGGCAGCGATGAAATCGGTTACTTGGGGCAGTCCTTCGATCAGATGCTGGACCGGGTCAAAATGATGATCGCCGAGGTGACGACGACACAGTCGAGGAAGCGCAAGGCGGAGCTGGCCATGCTGCAGGCGCAGATCAATCCGCATTTTTTGTTCAATGTGCTCAATTCCATTCGGATGAAGGTCATGCGGGGCGGCGATCTGGACAGCTCGGAGATGATTGCTTCGCTATCCAAGCTGCTGCGTATGACGATTACGCAGAGCAACGATACGATTCCGCTGCATGAGGAGCTGTCGATTGTAACTGACTATGTGAAGCTGATGAACATGCGGCAGAAGGAAAAGGTGGAGCTGGTGCTGGATCCATCGCCCGATACGCTGATGGTGCTTGTGCCGCGCTTCTTCCTGCAGCCAATTATCGAGAACGCGCTTATTCATGGGCTCAGTCAGAGGGCGGGTACGATTCGTATTGCGACATGGGCTACCGCTCAGGAGTTCTGGATTCGCATCGAGGATGATGGCATGGGCATGGAGGCGGACAGCCTCGCGGCCCTTCGCGCCAAGCTGGCGGCTCCCGGCGAACAGCCGGCTCCGGTGTCCGACCATAGCAGTCGGCTGTCCGGCATCGGACTGGTGAATGTCTGCGACCGCATGAGAATGACGTACGGCGAAGCCTTCCGAATTGAGGTTATTAGCAACGTGAATGAAGGGACGAACATAACGATCCATATTCCAAAGCTTAAGGCTGGTGAACCGCATGTATAA
- a CDS encoding extracellular solute-binding protein, which translates to MFKGKKAVFVLALSTVMALTGCAGNNGGNNSSSGGNGGGASSAPTESPKAVEEQVTIQLHTFGNEATYNWSKTIAAFEAANPNIKVNVNVLSEKGDSQEALQKLDLAASSNETMDVLMFSDPASYAQRVGLGMVAPLDEFISAEGFKVSEDYKVNTTLNGKVYALPGKFNPWYVLLNKTKLTEAGLEVPTDWTWDDFTAYAKQLTKGEGASKTYGTYFHGPQNGGWMEFMKLGLANQPDNTEFLKEDGSMNFDNPLFRKTLELRLQMEKTDQSATPYTDMLSQKLHYRNQFFNQAVGMIMIGSWMNTELGGTEQFPLNFEVAVAPIPKNNASDEGGYTMVTTDYVAVAESSKNKEAAYQFVRWYTTEGQIAQGKNIPAWNGVDQSQMESIIDIILGGTKNPEKVDKASLIHTLSNAKSSKIIPPVTYQSEVYKVINEEYEKLIYDQQDIDQTIAALNDRVQKIIDANK; encoded by the coding sequence ATGTTTAAAGGGAAAAAAGCGGTTTTCGTGCTTGCATTATCAACGGTAATGGCGCTGACAGGCTGCGCGGGCAATAATGGCGGCAACAACAGCTCCAGCGGAGGCAACGGCGGAGGAGCATCCTCGGCGCCAACGGAATCTCCCAAGGCGGTAGAGGAGCAAGTGACGATTCAGCTTCACACGTTCGGCAATGAGGCCACGTACAACTGGTCCAAGACAATCGCTGCATTCGAAGCGGCTAATCCCAATATTAAAGTAAACGTCAATGTGCTCAGTGAGAAGGGCGATTCCCAGGAAGCGCTGCAGAAGCTCGACCTGGCTGCATCCTCGAATGAAACAATGGACGTGCTGATGTTCTCCGACCCGGCTTCCTACGCGCAGCGTGTAGGTCTTGGCATGGTAGCGCCTCTGGATGAATTCATCTCGGCTGAAGGCTTCAAGGTATCCGAGGACTACAAGGTCAACACGACGCTGAACGGCAAGGTATACGCGCTTCCAGGCAAGTTCAACCCTTGGTACGTGCTCTTGAACAAAACAAAGCTGACGGAAGCCGGTCTTGAGGTTCCAACAGACTGGACATGGGATGACTTCACCGCATACGCGAAGCAGCTGACTAAAGGCGAAGGCGCCTCCAAAACATACGGCACTTATTTCCACGGTCCGCAAAACGGCGGCTGGATGGAATTTATGAAGCTGGGTCTGGCGAATCAGCCTGACAATACGGAATTCCTGAAGGAAGACGGCTCCATGAACTTCGACAACCCGCTCTTCCGCAAGACGCTTGAGCTGCGCCTCCAAATGGAGAAAACGGATCAGTCCGCGACGCCTTACACCGATATGCTCTCCCAGAAGCTGCACTATCGGAACCAATTCTTTAACCAGGCGGTCGGCATGATTATGATTGGCAGCTGGATGAACACGGAGTTGGGTGGTACGGAGCAATTCCCGCTAAACTTTGAAGTAGCTGTCGCGCCGATTCCAAAAAATAATGCCTCCGACGAGGGCGGCTACACGATGGTGACGACGGATTATGTAGCCGTTGCCGAAAGCTCCAAAAATAAAGAAGCGGCCTACCAATTCGTCCGCTGGTATACGACGGAAGGCCAAATCGCTCAGGGTAAAAACATTCCGGCCTGGAACGGCGTCGATCAGTCGCAAATGGAAAGCATCATCGACATTATTCTCGGCGGCACCAAAAATCCGGAAAAGGTCGACAAGGCATCTCTGATTCATACGCTGTCGAACGCCAAATCGTCCAAAATCATTCCTCCGGTGACCTACCAATCGGAAGTATACAAAGTAATCAACGAAGAATACGAGAAGCTCATCTATGATCAGCAAGATATCGACCAGACAATTGCGGCCCTGAATGATCGCGTTCAAAAAATTATTGATGCCAATAAATAA
- a CDS encoding TetR/AcrR family transcriptional regulator yields the protein MKVTSDTDIKMKILLAAKKLFAVQGFDGTTIRQICEEAGVNIALVSYHFGGKENLFSALFEVFFPNDRLSTVDASMPPLVGVKLVISEVTAFRQADPQLISIIQQEIIMNSPRIHKIQEHVMPMWRLLRKWIEEGRKQGLFRYRSLDAAFMSVAGTLLFHRDQEYWKVLQEEERPDLQTMIEDMTDFILHGLRFKDE from the coding sequence ATGAAGGTAACGAGCGATACGGACATTAAGATGAAAATATTGCTGGCGGCAAAGAAGCTGTTCGCCGTGCAAGGCTTCGACGGCACTACGATCCGCCAAATATGCGAGGAAGCGGGTGTAAATATAGCGCTTGTCTCTTACCATTTCGGCGGCAAAGAAAATTTGTTCAGCGCGTTGTTCGAGGTCTTTTTCCCCAATGATCGATTATCGACCGTAGACGCGAGTATGCCTCCGCTAGTCGGTGTGAAGCTGGTCATAAGCGAGGTCACTGCTTTTCGTCAAGCGGACCCGCAATTAATTAGTATCATACAGCAGGAGATTATTATGAATTCTCCGCGGATTCACAAAATTCAAGAGCATGTCATGCCCATGTGGAGACTCCTGCGCAAGTGGATCGAGGAGGGGCGGAAGCAGGGATTGTTCCGATACCGTTCGTTGGACGCTGCCTTCATGTCCGTAGCAGGTACCCTCCTCTTCCACCGCGACCAGGAATATTGGAAGGTGTTGCAGGAGGAGGAAAGGCCGGATTTGCAGACGATGATTGAGGATATGACCGATTTCATCCTGCACGGTTTACGTTTTAAAGACGAATAA
- a CDS encoding sugar ABC transporter permease: MQTIKTATGAKPAAAPKRRGSRLQTKETIAGFLFIGPMLIGVTVLTLIPIIAIFFLSLADWNFVTGIQHIKFIGFDNFERLFQDDKFLKSMRNNATFLLAVPIYLAISMFLAIMIDKYVYMKSFFKVAYFMPYISSIVAVAIVWQVLFHPSAGPVNQALMSLGIENPPKWIADPKYALPSLMMIAIWTAIGFNMIVYIAGLQSIPKDLYEAAEIDGAGTWVKFKSITFPQLSSTTFFLLITGIISTFKVFDLIAVMTKGGPLNSTNMIVWNLYESAFVNLKIGPASAMSVVLFFCVLAITLLQWVGQKKWVNY; this comes from the coding sequence ATGCAAACCATAAAGACGGCAACGGGGGCCAAGCCGGCGGCAGCTCCCAAACGCAGAGGGAGCCGATTGCAGACAAAAGAAACCATCGCGGGCTTCCTGTTCATCGGACCGATGCTGATCGGGGTTACGGTGCTGACGCTTATTCCGATTATCGCGATCTTCTTCTTATCGCTCGCCGACTGGAATTTTGTGACGGGCATCCAGCACATTAAATTTATTGGCTTTGATAACTTCGAGAGATTGTTCCAGGACGACAAGTTTCTGAAGTCTATGCGCAATAATGCAACCTTCCTGCTGGCTGTGCCGATCTACCTCGCCATTTCGATGTTCCTTGCGATTATGATCGACAAATATGTGTATATGAAAAGCTTCTTCAAGGTTGCATACTTTATGCCGTATATCTCCAGCATCGTTGCCGTAGCGATTGTATGGCAGGTGCTGTTCCACCCATCGGCCGGTCCGGTCAATCAGGCGCTGATGTCGCTCGGTATCGAGAATCCGCCGAAATGGATTGCCGATCCGAAGTATGCGCTGCCTTCGCTTATGATGATTGCGATCTGGACAGCCATCGGCTTCAATATGATCGTCTATATTGCAGGCCTGCAGTCGATTCCGAAGGACCTGTACGAAGCGGCGGAGATCGATGGCGCAGGCACATGGGTAAAGTTCAAAAGCATCACGTTCCCGCAGCTGTCGTCAACGACGTTTTTCCTGCTCATTACGGGCATTATATCGACCTTCAAGGTGTTCGACCTGATCGCCGTTATGACCAAAGGAGGACCGCTGAATTCCACGAACATGATTGTGTGGAATCTGTACGAATCCGCATTCGTCAATTTGAAGATCGGACCAGCCTCCGCGATGTCGGTCGTCTTGTTCTTCTGCGTGCTGGCGATTACGCTGCTGCAGTGGGTCGGGCAGAAAAAATGGGTGAATTACTAG